A genomic region of Tigriopus californicus strain San Diego chromosome 1, Tcal_SD_v2.1, whole genome shotgun sequence contains the following coding sequences:
- the LOC131885457 gene encoding uncharacterized protein LOC131885457 produces the protein MMALLKVLTFLTTILLVSGDFGGGSHSHLHSDQQGRQGRQGRQGGRAAARGGIDFTGCQTDPETGFCCIEKDETVTSLKKDPILECTHKNVEKCHYTYVTQFEAAQEEVCEENFEKSCQVTFKQQATEETVKKCYKPLEKVCNGQGPEECRTVYESSCTTKYVEKQPGKFVGDTRCEKLPVEICGAGCVTEEGPEECHDKTITSLLDVPEEACDLNPQKTCRFQTKLVPKLEPKHECTIIPQETCNLKFTSPQQVEKPLKTKWCQDPTSPTPDETYDESTAIAPPIQFPQTSTGSRPVGQPTISQPRPQPTFRPQTTQRPIFNPQPTQRPPFNPQPTQSPFVPRPTPNLPEYQPQPPTQLYSASDIRSGRNNPFFQGTVPNQNAVFGRRFKQQG, from the exons ATGATGGCGCTCCTTAAG GTTCTTACATTTTTAACTACCATTCTGCTCGTCTCTGGAGACTTCGGAGGAGGAAGCCATTCGCATTTGCACTCAGATCAACAAGGACGGCAAGGACGACAAGGTCGTCAGGGTGGAAGAGCGGCAGCACGAGGTGGCATTGATTTCACAGGATGCCAGACCGATCCTGAAACTGGTTTCTGTTGTATCGAAAAGGACGAGACTGTTACTTCACTCAAAAAGGATCCTATTTTGGAGTGCACCCACAAAAACGTTGAAAAGTGTCATTACACCTACGTGACACAATTCGAAGCTGCTCAAGAAGAAGTGTGCGAAGAGAATTTCGAGAAGTCGTGTCAAGTTACATTCAAACAACAAGCCACTGAAGAAACTGTGAAAAAATGCTACAAGCCTTTGGAAAAGGTATGCAACGGCCAAGGTCCCGAGGAGTGCCGCACCGTGTATGAATCATCTTGCACCACTAAGTATGTCGAGAAACAACCCGGTAAGTTCGTGGGTGACACTCGATGCGAGAAACTTCCGGTGGAGATTTGTGGTGCCGGCTGTGTGACAGAGGAAGGTCCTGAAGAGTGCCATGATAAAACAATCACATCCCTACTTGATGTGCCTGAGGAAGCTTGCGATTTGAATCCTCAAAAAACTTGTCGCTTCCAGACAAAGTTGGTGCCCAAGCTTGAACCAAAGCACGAATGCACCATAATCCCACAAGAAACCTGCAACCTAAAGTTTACTTCACCGCAACAAGTTGAAAAACCTTTGAAGACAAAGTGGTGTCAAGATCCTACTTCTCCTACACCTGATGAGACCTACGACGAATCTACCGCCATTGCACCGCCAATTCAATTCCCACAAACTTCAACTGGCTCTCGCCCCGTCGGACAGCCCACAATATCTCAACCCCGTCCTCAACCAACATTCAGACCGCAAACAACTCAGCGTCCCATATTTAATCCACAACCAACTCAGCGCCCCCCCTTCAACCCTCAACCCACTCAGAGTCCATTCGTTCCTAGACCAACCCCAAACCTTCCTGAGTACCAACCCCAACCGCCAACTCAGCTTTACAGTGCGTCCGACATTCGAAGTGGGCGGAACAATCCATTCTTTCAAGGAACGGTTCCGAATCAAAACGCTGTATTTGGTCGACGATTTAAACAACAAGGTTGA